From Rutidosis leptorrhynchoides isolate AG116_Rl617_1_P2 chromosome 3, CSIRO_AGI_Rlap_v1, whole genome shotgun sequence, a single genomic window includes:
- the LOC139902634 gene encoding uncharacterized protein, whose product MRIPVRVELDKRGINLHSVRCPVCCGDLESVDHILVNCSFALDVWNRVYKWWNIGAFSSSRVSETLQGNSTLAKSAIGKKIWQAVEWVCAYYLWKNRNMKTFQNNPFSASVLISEIQVKSYEWISGRIKGKHIDWLTWLVNPYVYLD is encoded by the coding sequence ATGAGAATTCCGGTTCGAGTGGAACTTGACAAAAGGGGCATTAATCTCCATAGTGTTCGATGCCCCGTTTGTTGTGGAGATCTCGAATCGGTTGATCATATTCTAGTCAATTGTAGTTTTGCCCTAGACGTATGGAACCGAGTCTACAAATGGTGGAATATTGGTGCCTTCTCATCATCTCGTGTATCCGAGACTCTTCAAGGGAATTCCACACTTGCCAAATCCGCGATTGGTAAAAAAATATGGCAAGCGGTGGAATGGGTGTGTGCTTATTACTTATGGAAGAATCGTAACATGAAGACCTTTCAAAATAATCCGTTCAGTGCCTCGGTACTTATTAGTGAAATTCAAGTGAAGTCATATGAATGGATCTCGGGAAGAATCAAAGGAAAACACATCGATTGGCTCACTTGGCTTGTAAATCCTTATGTTTATCTAGATTAG
- the LOC139899391 gene encoding cysteine-tryptophan domain-containing zinc finger protein 7-like, with translation MISVWSRDERKGLSLMCGFEGEKMEFETEIEEGEAYDSAIDPDVSLSYIDEKIQDVLGDCQKDFEGGVSAENLGAKFGGYGSFLPAYQRSPVSSYPKTPPISISSNNAHIEVGHQNPVSQSRVSAPRKSKSNSKKSIQEVFSTSGEKSNSVSSFGNDSDPKSLKVRLRVSSDDLSTQRNADIYSGLGLDVSPSSLDTNPVNSDGIFHITEDGPDESPTSILEMMTSFPVAGSLISPLPYDVLNLTEKKLDDSSCGPLHKGSQESTLTAFHGSDLVKVDQSVYIEKSKSKSSEKNSASMESTNGDNICNAAEVVAKKETGVDRKSLGNKSISSSSSKNKKRSNALNNDSFIRKNEKVKETYKDFFGELDLEHEDNDEMALEKRSEDVSVKSVQENNSSSKERLNGVQSDVGAHTVVPVVEEFWVGCDKCEKWRLLPPGVTPSSLPEKWLCSMLDWLPGMNRCSISEEETTKATNSLFLGPQPVHPGGLHLELDAGHTSCQDGTHQRTSSQVPSSGVKKKHGLKDVANDVRQERPSMSSNSSKKNYRAWYKTGSLNGANPSPLVNEPEFQDSGRSHDLIVEKDRLKQDRLKQKGNNKLRENFADGGNNIKTHSSKISNKRERIQDFPKENKKLKMDGNDRTSRMEKVNTRDVSKKRKNVNEIDRTGRYSKETSETNYMKDKKARLTKSINEEKNQEHAKFLDRSRRDNVVAATSSSSKVSGSHKTKTNNHDTKGSPVESVSSSPMRIQNSNKFRSPRRDSNSVDRLTKNADARPRDEKSKGGRHKSKELSLNKNVGNVAVSCQDSKKPLKKDAFVKEKKSNSLPPRGQNEKGVLLKSSKPNKKGQTDNGTQTIISKDPSQYKTNGNVKDSVGVVLVKELPSQATTIALKEATNLKHMADRIKNGGSSTESRALYMQAALKFLDVASLFESSNNSHGGGIVQSMSIYNSTAKLCEFCAHEYERTKELTTAALAYKCMEVAHMKVIFSTHATNCKVVNELQTSLQIGPTGESPSSSPSASVSDIDNMNNPATAGKATALTKGVSVNSAAANHVIVDKNNPNFMRTLNFAQDVITAMDASKKSRMCFAAANNSKEDVLCAVKRVLDFNFHNVEEFLKLVRVAMEVIICN, from the exons atGATTTCTGTTTGGAGTAGAGATGAGAGGAAGGGGTTGAGTTTGATGTGTGGTTTTGAAGGTGAAAAGATGGAATTTGAGACTGAAATTGAAGAAGGGGAAGCTTATGATTCAGCTATTGATCCTGATGTATCTCTATCTTATATT gatGAGAAAATTCAAGATGTTTTGGGAGATTGTCAAAAGGATTTTGAAGGTGGAGTTTCAGCTGAAAACTTGG GGGCGAAATTTGGGGGATATGGTTCGTTTTTGCCCGCGTATCAACGTTCGCCTGTTTCCTCTTATCCAAAAACTCCTCCAATATCCATATCTTCAAATAATGCTCATATAGAG GTTGGTCATCAGAACCCTGTTTCCCAATCAAGAGTGTCAGCACCTAGAAAGTCAAAGTCAAACAGTAAAAAATCGATACAAGAAGTTTTCTCAACTTCTGGTGAAAAGTCAAACTCTGTTAGCAGCTTTGGTAATGATTCTGACCCGAAGTCACTCAAAGTTCGACTCAGAGTCAGTTCTGATGATTTGTCAACTCAACGAAATGCTGATATATATAGTGGACTCGGACTCGACGTCTCTCCATCTTCACTGGACACTAATCCTGTAAATAGTGACGGTATCTTTCATATAACTGAAGATGGGCCCGATGAATCTCCTACTAGTATTCTCGAG ATGATGACATCATTTCCGGTTGCCGGAAGTCTCATATCGCCTCTTCCATATGATGTGTTGAATTTGACTGAAAAGAAGTTAGATGACAGTAGTTGTGGGCCCTTGCACAAGGGGAGTCAAGAAAGTACGTTGACCGCTTTTCACGGGTCCGATTTGGTCAAAGTTGACCAAAGTGTATATATagaaaagtcaaagtcaaagtcatctGAGAAGAATTCTGCTTCTATGGAATCAACGAACGGTGACAATATATGTAATGCCGCCGAGGTTGTTGCTAAGAAGGAAACGGGCGTTGACCGTAAAAGTCTTGGAAATAAGtcaatatcatcatcttcatctaaaaATAAGAAAAGATCGAACGCTTTAAATAATGATTCTTTTATCCGTAAAAATGAGAAGGTTAAAGAGACTTATAAAGATTTCTTCGGGGAACTTGATTTAGAACATGAAGATAACGATGAAATGGCTTTGGAGAAACGTTCCGAGGATGTTAGTGTAAAAAGTGTACAGGAAAACAACAGTTCGTCGAAAGAGAGATTAAATGGGGTGCAATCTGATGTAGGTGCGCATACGGTAGTTCCGGTAGTGGAAGAATTTTGGGTCGGTTGTGATAAATGCGAGAAATGGAGGCTTCTTCCACCTGGCGTAACCCCAAGTAGTCTTCCTGAAAAGTGGCTATGCAGCATGCTCGACTGGCT GCCCGGAATGAATCGGTGTAGCATTAGTGAAGAAGAAACTACAAAAGCTACAAATTCTCTATTTCTCGGTCCTCAACCCGTTCATCCTGGTGGACTGCATTTAGAATTGGACGCGGGTCACACTTCATGTCAGGATGGGACCCACCAACGCACGAGTTCACAAGTTCCGTCTTCTGGCGTCAAGAAAAAGCATGGATTGAAAGATGTAGCTAATGATGTCAGGCAGGAGAGGCCGTCGATGTCTTCTAACTCTTCAAAGAAAAATTATCGTGCCTGGTATAAAACCGGAAGCTTGAATGGCGCGAATCCGTCTCCTCTTGTTAATGAACCCGAGTTTCAAGATTCGGGTCGGTCTCACGACTTGATTGTAGAAAAGGACAGACTAAAGCAAGACAGACTAAAGCAAAAAGGGAACAATAAACTACGCGAAAACTTTGCAGATGGAG GTAATAATATCAAGACCCATAGTTCCAAGATCAGTAACAAAAGAGAGCGTATCCAAGATTTTCCGAAAGAAAACAAGAAACTTAAAATGGACGGTAATGATCGAACGTCCCGGATGGAGAAAGTTAATACACGAGACGTttcaaagaaaagaaaaaatgtgAATGAAATCGATAGAACCGGGAGATACTCAAAGGAAACGAGTGAAACTAACTATATGAAGGATAAGAAAGCAAGGTTAACTAAATCTATAAATGAGGAAAAAAACCAGGAACATGCGAAATTTTTGGATCGTTCGAGACGAGATAATGTTGTCGCTGCCACTTCAAGCTCATCGAAGGTTTCGGGTTctcataaaactaaaactaataatcacGATACGAAAGGGTCACCAGTGGAATCTGTATCATCTTCTCCTATGAGGATTCAAAATTCCAACAAATTTCGGTCACCAAGAAGGGATAGTAATAGCGTTGACCGTTTGACCAAGAATGCAGATGCACGACCCCGTGATGAAAAGTCAAAAGGAGGTAGACACAAATCTAAGGAGTTATCGCTAAATAAAAATGTTGGAAATGTTGCCGTTTCTTGTCAAGATTCGAAGAAACCCTTAAAGAAGGATGCTTTTGTAAAAGAAAAAAAGTCAAACTCGTTGCCACCAAGGGGTCAAAATGAAAAAGGTGTGCTATTGAAGTCATCGAAACCGAATAAGAAAGGTCAGACCGATAACGGAACGCAGACGATCATTTCGAAAGATCCGTCACAATACAAGACGAATGGCAACGTTAAGGATTCTGTCGGTGTTGTCCTTGTTAAGGAATTACCCAGTCAGGCTACAACTATTGCTTTAAAAGAGGCGACAAATCTTAAGCACATGGCTGATCGCATAAAG AATGGTGGATCAAGTACTGAAAGTCGAGCGCTTTATATGCAAGCAGCACTCAAGTTTCTTGATGTTGCATCGTTGTTTGAATCATCCAATAATAGCCATGGTGGTGGAATCGTTCAATCAATGTCTATATATAATAGCACTGCAAAACTTTGCGA GTTTTGTGCTCATGAATATGAAAGAACAAAGGAGCTGACTACTGCGGCTTTGGCTTACAAATGCATGGAAGTAGCACACATGAAAGTTATATTTTCTACACACGCCACCAACTGCAAAGTTGTCAACGAGTTGCAAACGTCTCTTCAGATAGGTCCCACGG GCGAGTCCCCTTCTTCTTCCCCCTCTGCATCGGTTTCGGATATCGATAACATGAACAACCCTGCAACGGCTGGCAAGGCTACTGCATTAACCAAGGGTGTTAGTGTAAATTCAGCTGCTGCAAATCATGTTATTGTTGACAAAAACAATCCTAACTTTATGCGTACTCTTAACTTT GCACAAGATGTAATTACTGCAATGGATGCCTCCAAGAAATCACGGATGTGTTTTGCAGCGGCTAATAATTCGAAAGAAGACGTTTTATGTGCAGTTAAAAGGGTTCTTGATTTCAATTTCCATAATGTGGAGGAGTTCTTGAAGCTGGTTCGGGTTGCAATGGAAGTAATAATATGTAATTGA
- the LOC139902636 gene encoding zinc finger protein GAI-ASSOCIATED FACTOR 1-like, with protein MSNLTRDEGSFSSGNTGELENQQLLDRKTNFHDGNTSVPPPKKKRNLPGTPDPTAEVIALSPTTLMATNRFVCEICNKGFQRDQNLQLHRRGHNLPWKLKQRTSTDTRKRVYVCPEPSCVHHNPARALGDLTGIKKHYSRKHGEKKWKCDRCSKKYAVQSDWKAHQKTCGTREYKCDCGTIFSRRDSFITHRAFCDALAEENNKANQGMLQSQQMPDHYAPSMQMNTANNMSMGLPEFNNYTMKNALKLHPHHELQMPYESINMSGGLFSSSSGTLLTNPRGVSSSTSGLELSSSNGQSGFGGMFSGAMAQMSATALLQKAAQIGATASNVINSPMIQKSYVTSMAGPDQPNSDGPNPNPNPNPSYFDVHGSLHKIHSQSETYNALQKPNRQDTFGPGPGPEPNMVGDPVMDDIGIYSDMFKGNNKSNPIQGRADSGLGRHVPGGGSDTLTVDFLGIGGSTSLHMQEQHRVGGFEETNHQDLQAMNSFQQLMNHDSSSHHKPIWEEYENFSK; from the exons ATCCTACGGCAGAAGTTATTGCGTTATCACCAACGACATTAATGGCGACCAACAGATTTGTGTGTGAGATATGTAACAAAGGCTTTCAAAGAGATCAAAATTTGCAGTTGCATCGACGAGGTCATAATCTTCCATGGAAGTTGAAGCAAAGAACGAGTACTGATACTAGGAAACGAGTGTATGTATGCCCTGAGCCATCTTGTGTTCATCACAACCCGGCTCGAGCCCTTGGTGATCTGACTGGGATCAAGAAGCATTATAGTAGGAAACACGGTGAGAAGAAATGGAAATGTGATAGGTGTTCTAAGAAATACGCAGTTCAATCTGATTGGAAAGCTCATCAAAAAACTTGTGGCACTCGCGAATATAAGTGTGATTGCGGCACCATTTTTTCAAG AAGAGATAGTTTCATCACTCATAGAGCGTTTTGCGATGCATTAGCCGAAGAAAACAACAAAGCGAACCAAGGAATGTTACAATCACAACAAATGCCCGATCATTACGCTCCATCCATGCAAATGAACACCGCGAATAACATGTCAATGGGGCTCCCCGAATTCAACAATTACACCATGAAAAACGCACTCAAATTGCACCCTCATCATGAACTTCAAATGCCTTACGAGTCTATCAACATGTCAGGCGGTTTGTTCTCAAGTAGTTCAGGTACCTTACTTACAAACCCGAGAGGTGTATCGTCTTCAACATCTGGTCTCGAGCTCAGCTCATCAAACGGTCAATCGGGCTTCGGTGGCATGTTTTCTGGGGCCATGGCCCAAATGTCTGCGACGGCTTTGCTTCAAAAGGCAGCCCAAATAGGTGCAACAGCAAGTAATGTTATAAACTCACCAATGATTCAAAAGAGTTATGTAACTAGCATGGCTGGCCCAGACCAGCCCAATTCAGATGGTCCAAATCCAAATCCAAACCCAAACCCATCATACTTTGATGTCCATGGCTCACTTCACAAAATACACTCACAATCCGAAACATACAATGCGTTGCAAAAGCCCAACCGACAAGATACATTTGGGCCTGGGCCTGGGCCCGAACCTAATATGGTTGGTGATCCAGTTATGGATGATATAGGAATCTATAGTGATATGTTCAAGGGTAATAATAAATCGAATCCGATTCAGGGCAGAGCAGATTCAGGGTTGGGAAGACACGTGCCAGGTGGCGGTAGTGATACATTGACGGTCGATTTTCTGGGAATCGGAGGATCAACATCGTTACATATGCAAGAACAACATAGAGTTGGCGGTTTTGAAGAAACAAATCATCAAGATTTGCAAGCAATGAATTCATTTCAACAACTTATGAATCACGATTCATCAAGCCATCATAAGCCGATTTGGGAGGAATATGAGAACTTCTCGAAATGA